One window from the genome of Vicugna pacos chromosome 21, VicPac4, whole genome shotgun sequence encodes:
- the LOC140687921 gene encoding phosphatidylinositol 3,4,5-trisphosphate-dependent Rac exchanger 1 protein-like, giving the protein MLEKSELKDESQYFCFHADEEMEGASSKNKQLRSNFKLVESILAKRLLILPQEEDCSFDIKEKNRAVVVKSVQRGSLAEMAGLQVGRKIYSINEALVCLRPCAQVESIRNQSCSCHPLRLMVATKAKEVIKVHNHPEALCFQILGAAPPNVYAVRRGMSQAHPDSRRKELDTTS; this is encoded by the exons TGCTggagaagagcgagttgaaggaTGAGTCCCAGTACTTCTGCTTCCACGCAGACGAGGAGATGGAGGGAGCCAGCAGCAAGAACAAACAGCTTCGCAGCAACTTCAAGCTGGTGGAGAGCATCCTGGCCAAGCGTCTGCTG ATCCTGCCCCAGGAGGAAGACTGCAGCTTTGACATCAAGGAGAAGAACAGGGCCGTGGTGGTCAAGTCAGTCCAGAGAGGCTCGCTGGCTGAG ATGGCCGGCCTGCAGGTGGGGAGGAAGATCTACTCCATCAATGAGGCCCTGGTGTGTCTGCGGCCGTGCGCGCAGGTGGAGTCCATCCGCAACCAGTCCTGCTCCTGCCACCCACTGCGCCTCATGGTGGCCACCAAGGCCAAAGA GGTCATCAAAGTCCACAACCATCCAGAGGCTCTGTGCTTCCAGATCCTTGGAGCTGCCCCACCAAACGTCTATGCTGTGAGGAGAG GCATGTCACAAGCCCACCCAGATTCAAGGAGAAAGGAATTAGACACCACCTCTTGA